The proteins below come from a single Rosa rugosa chromosome 2, drRosRugo1.1, whole genome shotgun sequence genomic window:
- the LOC133731624 gene encoding ABC transporter G family member 12-like translates to MEIEAARGGGGGGGRGAYLVWEDLSVVLPNFSNNGPTRRLLDGLSGFAEPGRIMAIMGPSGSGKSTLLDTLAGRLSRNVVMTGSILFNGKKKRLAYGAVAYVTQEDVLLGTLTVRETITYSAYLRLPTSFTREEVKSIVEGTINEMGLLDCADRSIGNWHLRGISGGEKKRVSIALEILTRPRILFLDEPTSGLDSASAFFVIQTLRSIARDGRTVVSSVHQPSSEVFALFDDLFLLSGGETVYFGDAKTAIDFFAEAGVPCPSRRNPSDHFLRCINSDFDIVTATLKGSQRIRDVPTSADPLMNLATAEIKARLVEKYRRSKYAHRVKARMQEISAIQDHVDDMKSGSQASWWRQLSTLLRRSSLNMSRDVGYYWLRICIYIVVSVCVGTIYFHVGTGYTAIFARAACGAFITGFMTFMSIGGFPSFIEEMKVFYRERLNGYYGVSVFIISNFLSSFPFLAAITLSTGTITYYLVKFRPEFSHYVFFSLNIFLCISVVESLMMVVASLVPNFLMGIITGAGIMGILMMTAGFFRLLPDLPKPFWRYPISFLSYGSWSIQGAYKNDFLGLEFDPMFPGPKLSGEYVVTHMFGIPLEHSKWWDLAAILAILVTYRVLFFLILKFKESASPLFQTLYAKRTLHHLDKRPSFRKNPSFPSNRHQPLHSLSSQEGLNSPLN, encoded by the exons ATGGAGATTGAGGCGGCGAGAGGCGGTGGGGGTGGAGGCGGAAGAGGTGCCTACTTGGTCTGGGAAGATTTAAGCGTGGTGCTACCAAATTTCTCAAACAATGGACCAACAAGGAGGTTGCTCGATGGTCTTAGTGGGTTTGCTGAGCCTGGTAGGATCATGGCTATTATGGGTCCTTCTGGCTCTGGAAAATCAACACTCCTTGATACTCTAGCAG GTAGGCTGTCAAGAAATGTGGTCATGACTGGAAGTATACTTTTCAATGGGAAGAAGAAAAGACTAGCCTATGGTGCTGTT GCTTATGTCACACAAGAGGATGTATTATTAGGAACACTGACAGTTAGAGAAACCATTACATACTCAGCATACTTGAGGCTTCCAACTAGTTTTACCAGAGAAGAGGTCAAGAGCATTGTGGAAGGAACAATCAATGAAATGGGCCTCCTTGACTGCGCAGATCGCTCTATTGGAAACTGGCACTTAAGAGGCATTAGTGGAGGTGAGAAGAAAAGAGTGAGCATTGCACTTGAAATTCTGACAAGGCCTCGCATATTGTTCCTTGATGAACCTACTAGTGGTCTGGATAGTGCCTCGGCTTTCTTTGTTATTCAAACCCTCAGAAGCATTGCTCGTGATGGGAGAACAGTTGTTTCATCAGTTCACCAGCCAAGTAGTGAAGTATTTGCACTTTTTGATGACCTCTTCTTACTATCTGGTGGTGAAACTGTTTATTTCGGAGATGCAAAGACGGCTATAGAT TTCTTTGCTGAAGCGGGTGTTCCATGTCCTAGTAGAAGAAATCCCTCTGATCACTTCCTACGCTGCATAAACTCAGACTTTGACATTGTAACTGCCACACTGAAAGGATCTCAAAGAATTCGT GATGTCCCGACATCAGCAGACCCCCTCATGAATTTGGCAACGGCAGAGATCAAAGCTAGGCTTGTTGAGAAATACAGGCGTTCAAAGTACGCACATAGGGTGAAAGCTAGGATGCAGGAAATATCAGCAATT CAAGATCATGTAGACGACATGAAAAGTGGAAGTCAAGCAAGCTGGTGGAGGCAACTTTCAACCTTGCTCCGAAGATCATCTTTGAACATGTCTAGAGATGTGGGCTATTACTGGTTAAGGATATGCATCTATATAGTTGTATCAGTATGTGTTGGTACTATCTATTTCCACGTTGGCACTGGCTATACTGCAATCTTTGCGCGGGCAGCTTGTGGTGCATTCATAACAGGCTTCATGACATTCATGTCTATTGGAGGTTTCCCATCCTTTATAGAAGAAATGAAG GTATTTTATCGAGAAAGGCTGAATGGGTATTATGGAGTTTCGGTGTTCATCATATCCAACTTCCTGTCTTCATTCCCGTTCTTGGCTGCAATTACTCTCTCTACTGGGACTATCACCTACTATTTAGTGAAATTTCGGCCGGAATTTTCTCATTATGTCTTCTTCAGTCTCAATATATTTCTCTGCATTTCTGTGGTAGAGAGCCTCATGATGGTGGTAGCTTCTCTGGTTCCCAACTTCCTCATGGGCATCATAACAGGAGCTGGAATCATG GGCATCCTGATGATGACTGCTGGTTTCTTCCGCTTACTGCCGGATCTTCCCAAGCCATTCTGGCGCTACCCGATTTCATTTCTCAGTTATGGCTCATGGTCAATTCAG GGAGCCTATAAGAACGACTTCCTTGGCCTTGAGTTCGATCCCATGTTCCCTGGCCCAAAATTGTCGGGCGAGTATGTGGTCACACATATGTTTGGTATTCCATTGGAGCATTCCAAGTGGTGGGACTTGGCTGCTATTCTTGCTATTCTTGTGACGTACCGGGTTCTCTTTTTCTTAATTCTCAAGTTCAAGGAGAGTGCATCCCCATTGTTTCAGACACTCTATGCAAAGAGAACACTACACCATCTTGATAAGCGGCCTTCCTTCAGAAAAAATCCCTCTTTCCCTTCCAACAGGCACCAACCTCTTCACTCACTATCTTCTCAAGAAGGTCTCAACTCTCCACTCAATTAG